One part of the Oncorhynchus kisutch isolate 150728-3 linkage group LG22, Okis_V2, whole genome shotgun sequence genome encodes these proteins:
- the cav2 gene encoding caveolin-2: MTFACCVYYPTLRCFPRGAWVRFRCARHGHSSKCKERSQLLTNDSSTPLTASQDLQVKMGLEKVNYETSIIMDEDEFNRSIEPILSKNDKVYAAIPDRDPNDINAHLKVGFDDVIAEPSSSHSFDKVWIGSHAVFELLKYGFYLILTTILAVPMAFILGIVFGVFSCVHIWVLMPVVRSCLMALPSVQVVWSSLTDMLVTPLFHSMGRCLSSVHIKTTDN; encoded by the exons ATGACTTTTGCTTGTTGTGTCTACTACCCCACATTGCGCTGCTTTCCGCGCGGGGCGTGGGTCCGTTTCAGATGCGCACGGCACGGGCACAGTTCTAAATGCAAAGAGCGCTCCCAGCTTCTGACCAACGACAGCTCTACGCCGCTCACCGCGTCGCAGGACCTGCAAGTGAAAATGGGTCTCGAAAAGGTGAATTACGAAACGAGCATTATCATGGACGAGGACGAGTTCAACAGATCAATCGAACCGATTCTGTCGAAAAATGACAAAGTATATGCGGCGATTCCAGACCGAGATCCCAATGACATAAACGCGCACTTAAAG GTTGGTTTTGACGATGTGATAGCAGAGCCCAGTTCGAGCCACAGCTTCGACAAAGTATGGATAGGAAGTCACGCTGTCTTCGAACTGCTCAAATATGGCTTCTACCTAATATTGACCACCATCCTTGCTGTGCCCATGGCGTTTATCCTTGGTATTGTCTTCGGGGTCTTCAGCTGTGTTCATATTTG GGTGCTAATGCCGGTGGTGCGGAGCTGTCTAATGGCGCTGCCCTCTGTCCAGGTGGTCTGGAGCAGCCTGACAGACATGCTCGTCACCCCCCTATTCCACAGTATGGGCCGGTGTCTGTCATCAGTTCACATCAAGACCACAGACAACTGA